One stretch of Sporomusa termitida DNA includes these proteins:
- a CDS encoding TonB-dependent receptor domain-containing protein — translation MKTGKKWRKIKLTLLSFVLMAALSLPAYAAEEEIIYQLDEVVVTASGFEQNIIDAPASITIITKEELNRRGYSDLAEAIGDVEGVDVLSGTGKTGGLDIRIRGMDSEYTLIMVDGIRQNGTTDVTPNGFGAMNTSFMPPLAAIERIEIIRGPMSTLYGSDAMGGVVNIITKKVADDWSGSVTLDHTFQENTDFGDISRFSFYTSGPLTKDKTGLALRGSILRREASLVESSSTGIDLSKRGPNPVKRDVYNLGGRFTWRQDNNNSFWLDAETAKQKYDNSAGQLGTLGSSGGYADELRYERQKVTLGSENKVSFGTWTTSLSYNQTETKGRLIPASAVPSGSPYIGIPRELKNSNWILDTKLVAPMGENHKLIVGGQYWDATMEDGLVMVSPGGGKFKQESTSFFAEDEWRLKDSLSLTYGGRYEHTDSFSGHFSPRTYLVWQAKEGWTVKGGVSTGYKTPKLSQLHDGLSGVSGQGTVLLIGNPNLKPEESTNTELGVHYQNNSGFSSSATMFHNRYTNKISGYSIDANTSSYTNVGKAKTQGLELSTVLPLWNEDWSLNMNYTYTHNEQLGGNDDGARLTNVPVHMANARLNYRLNDRTATWLKAEYRDKTARFTQKYDNLSAANKAVHDALGGYFKSYTLLNLGGSYKVSKDVTLNLGINNLTDKDFTATHVISYGSGSSTTTAGDYFTSGQTTTGYVVSGRNYWMSVNVTF, via the coding sequence ATGAAAACGGGGAAGAAGTGGCGAAAAATCAAACTCACATTACTGAGTTTCGTCCTTATGGCCGCATTGAGCCTGCCGGCATATGCCGCCGAGGAGGAAATCATCTATCAGTTGGACGAAGTGGTGGTAACTGCCTCTGGCTTCGAACAGAATATTATCGATGCGCCGGCCAGCATCACGATAATTACCAAGGAGGAACTGAACCGGCGCGGCTACTCCGACCTGGCCGAGGCAATCGGCGACGTGGAAGGGGTGGACGTGCTTAGCGGCACTGGAAAAACCGGCGGCCTGGATATCAGAATCCGCGGCATGGACAGCGAATATACTCTGATCATGGTGGACGGCATCCGCCAGAACGGGACCACCGACGTGACCCCTAACGGCTTTGGCGCAATGAACACCAGCTTCATGCCGCCGCTGGCGGCCATTGAGCGCATCGAAATCATCCGCGGCCCGATGTCGACCCTATACGGGTCTGATGCAATGGGAGGCGTGGTGAACATTATCACCAAAAAGGTGGCCGACGATTGGAGCGGCTCCGTTACGCTCGACCATACCTTCCAGGAAAATACCGATTTCGGCGATATATCCCGTTTCTCGTTCTATACCAGTGGGCCGCTGACCAAAGATAAAACGGGTCTGGCCCTGCGCGGCAGCATCCTCCGGCGGGAAGCCTCCCTGGTTGAATCTTCCTCGACCGGCATCGACCTGTCGAAACGGGGACCCAATCCGGTCAAACGGGATGTCTACAATCTGGGCGGCCGCTTCACCTGGCGGCAGGATAACAATAACAGCTTCTGGCTGGACGCCGAGACGGCCAAACAGAAATACGACAACAGCGCAGGCCAATTGGGGACGCTGGGCAGTTCAGGCGGTTATGCCGATGAACTTCGCTATGAGCGTCAGAAAGTGACGCTGGGCAGTGAAAATAAGGTATCCTTCGGCACCTGGACTACCAGCCTGTCCTATAATCAGACCGAAACCAAGGGACGGCTGATCCCGGCATCGGCTGTTCCCTCCGGTTCGCCCTATATAGGCATTCCGCGCGAATTAAAAAATTCCAACTGGATTCTGGACACCAAACTGGTCGCTCCCATGGGCGAAAACCATAAACTGATCGTTGGCGGGCAGTACTGGGATGCGACGATGGAAGACGGACTGGTGATGGTGAGCCCCGGCGGCGGCAAATTCAAGCAGGAAAGCACGTCTTTCTTCGCCGAAGATGAATGGCGGCTAAAGGATTCATTATCGCTGACCTACGGCGGACGCTATGAACATACCGATTCGTTCAGCGGCCACTTCAGCCCCCGGACCTATCTGGTCTGGCAGGCCAAGGAAGGCTGGACGGTAAAAGGCGGCGTCAGCACCGGCTATAAGACGCCGAAACTGTCGCAGCTGCATGACGGACTCAGCGGAGTTTCCGGTCAGGGAACCGTCCTGCTTATAGGGAATCCTAACCTTAAACCGGAAGAAAGCACCAATACCGAACTGGGCGTTCACTATCAAAACAATAGCGGCTTCAGTTCCAGCGCCACAATGTTTCACAACCGCTATACCAATAAAATTTCAGGCTATAGCATTGATGCTAATACATCAAGTTACACAAACGTCGGCAAGGCCAAAACGCAAGGGCTTGAACTGAGCACCGTCCTTCCTTTGTGGAATGAAGACTGGTCGCTGAATATGAACTATACATACACCCACAATGAGCAACTGGGGGGAAACGATGACGGCGCCCGCCTGACCAATGTACCGGTGCACATGGCCAACGCACGGCTGAACTACCGGCTCAACGACCGGACCGCCACCTGGCTGAAAGCGGAATACCGCGACAAGACCGCACGCTTCACCCAAAAATACGATAATCTTTCCGCTGCCAATAAAGCGGTCCATGACGCCTTGGGCGGTTACTTCAAATCCTATACCTTACTTAACCTGGGCGGTTCTTATAAAGTATCGAAGGATGTGACGCTCAATTTAGGGATTAACAACCTGACGGACAAGGATTTTACCGCCACGCATGTGATCAGCTATGGCAGCGGCAGCAGCACCACCACCGCCGGCGACTATTTCACCAGCGGACAGACGACCACCGGGTACGTGGTCTCGGGCCGCAACTACTGGATGTCGGTCAACGTCACCTTCTAA
- a CDS encoding penicillin-binding transpeptidase domain-containing protein, whose translation MKRVFLALFAVALFFLSATASVNAANFVERRDFEKYAPGITGTFIMYDEAQDQYTVFNEPQSTIRLSPCSTFKIYNSLIGLETGVLDIEDVYTLFPWNGKKYSFPAWNRDQTLAAATRDSVVWYFQELASRIGDKRMQDYLDTIEYGNRDISGGLTTFWLRSSLQISAREQVELLRRLYAGTLPFSPDNIEVVKRNITVSENNGIRLLGKTGSGLEDGEQKLGWFVGCVEKPGNRYFFAVNIQAPDGATGGKAREISKAILKDLGIL comes from the coding sequence GTGAAAAGAGTATTTTTGGCTTTATTTGCTGTGGCTCTTTTTTTTCTTAGTGCTACAGCCAGTGTGAATGCGGCTAATTTTGTGGAGCGCCGCGACTTTGAGAAGTATGCTCCAGGAATTACTGGTACGTTTATTATGTATGATGAAGCGCAAGACCAATACACCGTGTTTAACGAACCGCAAAGCACAATCCGCTTGTCACCGTGTTCCACATTCAAAATCTACAATTCGCTGATTGGCCTGGAAACGGGTGTTTTAGATATTGAAGACGTGTATACATTGTTTCCGTGGAATGGAAAAAAGTATTCGTTCCCGGCATGGAACCGTGATCAAACACTCGCAGCCGCCACTCGGGATTCAGTAGTCTGGTACTTCCAGGAACTCGCCTCTCGCATTGGCGACAAGAGAATGCAGGACTATCTCGATACGATTGAATACGGCAACCGGGATATTTCCGGTGGACTTACTACCTTCTGGCTGCGTTCCTCGCTCCAGATTTCAGCGCGCGAGCAAGTGGAGCTTTTGCGCAGATTATATGCCGGTACATTGCCGTTTTCGCCAGATAATATAGAAGTAGTCAAGCGGAATATCACGGTGTCGGAAAACAATGGGATACGCTTGCTGGGCAAGACCGGTTCCGGTTTGGAAGATGGAGAACAAAAGCTCGGCTGGTTTGTCGGCTGTGTAGAAAAACCAGGAAACCGGTATTTCTTTGCCGTTAATATTCAGGCGCCGGATGGAGCTACTGGCGGTAAGGCCAGGGAAATATCAAAGGCCATTTTAAAAGACCTTGGGATTTTATAA
- a CDS encoding GrpB family protein, with product MKGNFPIKLACDFLIAHPETASEYGLKMLLLKIYEHERDGYTEAKKSFILKYTMQAKAEYAIDITPRK from the coding sequence TTGAAAGGGAATTTCCCCATAAAACTGGCTTGCGACTTTTTAATCGCACATCCGGAGACTGCCTCGGAATACGGGCTAAAAATGCTCCTGCTAAAAATCTATGAGCATGAGCGAGACGGCTATACGGAAGCGAAAAAATCGTTTATCTTAAAATACACAATGCAAGCAAAAGCAGAATATGCGATAGATATAACCCCAAGAAAATAA
- a CDS encoding carboxymuconolactone decarboxylase family protein has product MKVSKSFEAFSKEAPKVQGAWMEFVQTLDKASALDKKTEELVYIAVLAAVRLEGGLPFHVKMAKSLGATREEIISAVLVGLPATGNIVIQALPIAVAAFDEG; this is encoded by the coding sequence ATGAAGGTAAGTAAATCCTTTGAAGCCTTCTCAAAAGAGGCTCCAAAAGTACAGGGCGCTTGGATGGAGTTTGTGCAGACACTCGATAAAGCAAGTGCCCTTGACAAAAAGACTGAAGAACTCGTTTATATTGCGGTGCTGGCTGCAGTTCGCCTTGAGGGCGGCCTGCCTTTCCATGTAAAAATGGCAAAGTCTCTGGGCGCGACCCGGGAGGAAATCATCAGCGCCGTTTTGGTGGGGCTGCCTGCAACCGGGAATATCGTGATACAGGCGTTGCCTATTGCGGTGGCAGCGTTTGACGAGGGGTAA
- a CDS encoding TfoX/Sxy family protein, with protein MASTIDFIEYVCDQIAGAGEIRYRKMFGEYMVYVNDKPILLVCDNTVFVKILPCLDETMQEADKGYPYDGAKEHYVLDIDNAKLSKQAIAILEPVTPLPKLRKKVN; from the coding sequence ATGGCCAGTACTATCGATTTTATTGAATATGTCTGCGACCAGATCGCCGGTGCGGGAGAAATCCGTTACAGAAAGATGTTCGGGGAGTATATGGTCTATGTAAACGATAAACCGATTTTACTTGTCTGCGATAATACTGTGTTTGTAAAAATTCTTCCGTGCTTGGACGAAACGATGCAGGAAGCCGATAAAGGGTACCCTTATGACGGGGCAAAGGAGCACTATGTGCTGGACATCGACAATGCAAAACTCAGCAAGCAAGCGATTGCAATTCTTGAGCCGGTTACGCCATTGCCAAAACTTAGAAAGAAAGTTAATTAA
- a CDS encoding helix-turn-helix domain-containing protein → MRKKDKDKYFAVYAEIGRRVSYYRHLRGLSQEELAAKVDISTSHLSKIEAPNTAASPVQ, encoded by the coding sequence TTGAGGAAAAAAGATAAAGACAAGTATTTCGCCGTCTACGCGGAAATCGGCAGAAGAGTTTCATATTACCGCCATCTGCGCGGATTAAGTCAAGAGGAACTCGCGGCAAAGGTTGATATTAGCACAAGTCATTTAAGTAAAATTGAAGCACCGAATACTGCGGCGTCCCCCGTTCAATAG
- a CDS encoding SDR family oxidoreductase codes for MVSTVGGGEYKSILESTPDFWKKEFKLNFESVFNCFHAVLPSMVKQNHGRLLCFLSTTGGLPGLSAYGASKAACKSLLESITAEHAKDHITANGIFPALFPLHFL; via the coding sequence ATGGTTTCTACGGTAGGTGGTGGTGAGTACAAGTCTATCCTTGAGTCTACACCTGATTTTTGGAAAAAGGAGTTTAAACTCAACTTCGAATCAGTTTTTAATTGCTTCCATGCGGTGCTACCATCCATGGTAAAACAAAACCATGGTCGATTGCTTTGTTTCCTTTCAACAACAGGTGGACTACCCGGACTATCAGCATACGGAGCTTCAAAGGCTGCTTGCAAAAGTCTGTTAGAATCAATTACTGCAGAACATGCAAAAGATCACATAACTGCAAACGGTATATTCCCGGCTTTGTTCCCACTTCACTTTCTTTAA
- a CDS encoding OmpH family outer membrane protein, protein MNRLLGIIVTALFVFGLLMPASALAAKAKNEQPVGYVDRQQVFAGYPGIQDLLNRIQAMRAEAQIDYDANAKDLPPAKKQAYSDKLSRQQAQREDELMKPVGDKIEASIKAVAEEKGLTAVLDAATIVYGGTDITADAIAKVKQATQ, encoded by the coding sequence ATGAACAGATTATTAGGAATCATTGTTACCGCATTGTTCGTATTCGGACTACTGATGCCCGCGTCGGCGCTGGCCGCTAAGGCTAAAAACGAGCAACCCGTCGGCTATGTCGACAGACAGCAGGTCTTTGCCGGTTACCCCGGCATCCAGGACCTCCTGAACCGCATCCAGGCCATGCGGGCCGAGGCCCAGATAGACTACGACGCCAATGCCAAAGACCTGCCGCCGGCGAAAAAACAGGCGTACAGCGATAAGCTGTCCCGGCAACAGGCTCAGCGGGAAGACGAACTGATGAAACCCGTGGGCGACAAAATCGAAGCGTCCATTAAGGCCGTCGCTGAGGAAAAGGGCCTGACAGCAGTTCTGGATGCCGCCACTATAGTTTACGGCGGTACGGACATCACGGCCGACGCTATAGCCAAAGTGAAACAAGCAACACAATAG